In a single window of the Anaerotruncus rubiinfantis genome:
- a CDS encoding FadR/GntR family transcriptional regulator — protein sequence MSTGQNVTKQVVEYFINNIQSGNWKIGNKIPSEPALTKELEVSRSSIRAAIQQFVGLGVMESRHGKGTFLISDDLSNFVTVRKAGKTYDFFTLQQILEFRIVLEPECCGLAAERANEDQRERMRFYFGEMKEAVGVPEDFVRYDLLFHEEIARATGNPMLADALHTAFQQKQESAQYFNELFGYKDGIYYHTLILRAIEARDNVQAKRMMYNHLQKAIDDLQYESSVGDDEKAFLHSEP from the coding sequence GTGAGCACAGGCCAAAACGTAACAAAACAGGTTGTGGAGTATTTTATAAATAATATTCAAAGCGGAAACTGGAAAATTGGTAATAAGATTCCCTCTGAGCCAGCCTTGACCAAGGAACTAGAGGTTAGCCGCTCCAGTATACGGGCAGCAATCCAACAGTTTGTTGGGTTGGGTGTGATGGAAAGCCGCCACGGTAAGGGGACGTTTTTAATCTCGGACGATCTAAGTAATTTTGTTACTGTGCGAAAAGCAGGAAAAACATACGACTTTTTTACGCTGCAACAGATACTGGAATTTCGGATCGTCCTAGAGCCGGAATGCTGTGGATTGGCCGCTGAGCGTGCCAACGAAGATCAGCGGGAGCGCATGCGGTTTTATTTCGGTGAAATGAAGGAAGCGGTCGGAGTCCCTGAGGATTTTGTTCGCTATGACCTGCTGTTTCACGAGGAAATTGCGCGTGCTACCGGCAACCCCATGCTAGCCGATGCTCTCCATACTGCTTTCCAGCAAAAGCAGGAAAGTGCTCAATACTTTAACGAGCTGTTTGGATATAAGGATGGCATCTACTACCACACACTGATTTTGCGGGCCATTGAGGCGCGAGACAATGTGCAGGCAAAGCGTATGATGTATAACCACCTGCAAAAGGCAATCGATGACCTGCAATATGAAAGCAGTGTAGGAGATGACGAAAAGGCTTTTTTGCACAGTGAGCCCTGA
- the madB gene encoding Na+-transporting malonate decarboxylase, carboxybiotin decarboxylase subunit, whose translation MEWLLSLFPGIGTFFAVEPAIAVARIFLICFGFLLAYMGFQRKLEPLIMVPMGIGMICVNAGVLFLDGGVIGTLILDPLVSEPSALINILQINCLQPIYNLMFSNGLIACLVFMGIGARSEISFLLARPWTSITIALFAELGTFVSFIAGTLFLGLGAGQAAAIATIGGADGPMVLFSSLIMAPELFVPISIIAYLYLSLTYGGYPYLIRLLVPKKYRGIDVEVYPPEVPQKTKFIFIVTICAVLCLLLPMAAPLIMSFFIGVAIKEAEIGPYQEMLENGITYVSTFFLGLTLGALCEASTILNPVVIKILILGILALLISGIGGLLGGWVFYKINKGNFNPVIGIAGVSCVPTTAKLAQHAAEEENPFAMILPLAMGANISGVITSAIAAGVFITTISLVI comes from the coding sequence ATGGAATGGTTACTGTCACTCTTCCCAGGCATTGGAACATTTTTTGCAGTGGAACCTGCGATTGCTGTTGCGCGGATCTTTCTTATCTGTTTTGGCTTTCTTCTCGCATATATGGGCTTCCAGCGGAAATTGGAGCCTCTGATTATGGTCCCGATGGGGATCGGTATGATCTGCGTCAACGCGGGCGTTTTGTTTCTGGACGGCGGAGTGATCGGTACGCTGATTCTCGACCCGCTTGTCAGCGAACCCAGTGCGTTAATCAACATCCTGCAGATCAATTGCCTGCAGCCAATCTATAACCTGATGTTTTCCAACGGTCTGATCGCATGCCTTGTATTCATGGGCATCGGTGCTCGCAGCGAAATCAGTTTCCTGCTCGCCCGGCCCTGGACCAGCATCACAATCGCCCTTTTTGCTGAACTGGGCACTTTCGTCTCCTTTATCGCAGGTACACTCTTTTTGGGATTGGGCGCCGGGCAAGCGGCGGCGATTGCCACGATCGGCGGAGCCGACGGACCGATGGTGCTGTTTTCCTCCCTTATTATGGCCCCGGAACTATTTGTTCCCATCTCGATTATCGCCTATTTGTATCTGAGCCTCACCTATGGAGGATATCCCTACCTCATCCGCCTGTTGGTCCCCAAGAAATATCGGGGAATTGATGTTGAGGTCTATCCGCCCGAGGTGCCGCAAAAAACAAAGTTCATTTTTATCGTCACAATCTGTGCTGTGCTTTGTCTGCTGCTTCCGATGGCCGCTCCGCTCATTATGTCTTTCTTTATCGGGGTGGCAATCAAAGAGGCGGAAATCGGTCCCTATCAGGAGATGCTGGAAAATGGGATCACCTATGTTTCCACATTCTTTTTGGGACTGACGCTGGGAGCGCTCTGCGAAGCGTCCACTATTCTGAACCCCGTAGTTATCAAAATATTAATCCTGGGGATTCTTGCCCTTTTGATATCCGGTATCGGCGGGCTCCTGGGCGGCTGGGTCTTTTATAAAATCAACAAGGGTAACTTTAATCCTGTCATTGGAATCGCAGGAGTCTCCTGCGTCCCCACCACGGCAAAGCTGGCGCAGCACGCAGCGGAAGAGGAGAACCCCTTTGCGATGATCCTACCCCTGGCCATGGGCGCCAATATCAGCGGCGTGATTACAAGCGCGATTGCCGCGGGTGTATTTATCACAACCATTTCGCTGGTCATTTGA
- a CDS encoding HutP family protein, with protein sequence MEEQVYQPSNDDYDGIGYYALRLAMTRTLAEEMALKQEYLTGGLSVVVTEAGGSTKKDFQQKTSRAVLGAAMNAGLVKKSSYEIHALLHATEEAKRGAIINTSSEANLAVKIAIVRKSHWIAVAIFGESAIHPMTSHERCGLGVMNI encoded by the coding sequence ATGGAAGAACAGGTATACCAGCCATCAAATGACGACTATGACGGCATCGGTTATTATGCCCTTCGGCTTGCAATGACGCGCACATTGGCAGAAGAAATGGCGCTCAAACAGGAATACCTCACGGGCGGTCTGAGTGTCGTTGTTACGGAGGCCGGCGGCAGCACCAAAAAGGATTTCCAGCAGAAAACAAGCCGCGCCGTGCTGGGCGCGGCGATGAACGCGGGGCTGGTTAAAAAATCTTCCTACGAAATCCATGCCCTGCTCCACGCGACCGAGGAGGCAAAGCGCGGAGCGATTATCAATACGTCTTCGGAGGCGAATTTAGCGGTAAAAATTGCAATCGTACGCAAATCTCATTGGATTGCCGTGGCAATCTTTGGAGAGTCCGCCATTCATCCCATGACAAGTCACGAACGTTGTGGCCTGGGTGTGATGAATATCTGA
- the citG gene encoding triphosphoribosyl-dephospho-CoA synthase CitG codes for MNSKQISEYSGGSLGPETSEQQVRAVRQRALLRQGGKCLLTFTLNIPESNKCSPLAKKGIEEGIREIEIALDPRVILKQKRYETAAGYEADLLLDMPASEVKRRMVCLEDRHPIGDLFHLEVFENNGELCTRKKLGLPQRKRLPCSLPASDCTGNHTYASETSRRETACLLAGYFQKKWANQIAACATRALLYEVGTTPKPGLVDRNNSGSHIDMDIFTFFDSSAALTPWFQAFAELGLQWCDCPPHTVFLQARYIGERAERAMFAATGGVNTHKGLIFSLGLLCTAAGMLCGRGGTRDSETLTALCGQLAKGALDDFSELPQKGGLSHGERIYQTHRITGARGEAAAAFPSVRHYGLPALKKALRENFSINDAAVITLMTLIANVQDTNMIARSDIQTQEQVQREIKALLDTLDREHLNAQIARLDQAFIEKHLSPGGCADLLTITLMLHFWEECS; via the coding sequence GTGAATTCAAAACAAATTTCTGAATATTCCGGGGGAAGCTTAGGCCCGGAGACATCCGAACAGCAAGTCCGTGCGGTACGGCAAAGGGCTTTGCTGCGCCAAGGCGGGAAATGCCTATTAACTTTCACTCTGAACATTCCTGAGTCGAATAAATGCTCTCCTCTGGCGAAAAAGGGGATCGAAGAAGGGATTCGGGAAATTGAGATCGCACTGGACCCTCGGGTAATCTTGAAGCAAAAGCGTTATGAAACGGCAGCGGGATATGAAGCTGATCTTCTATTGGACATGCCGGCTTCCGAGGTAAAGCGGCGGATGGTTTGTCTGGAGGACCGACACCCAATCGGCGATCTGTTCCATCTGGAGGTATTCGAAAACAATGGGGAGCTGTGTACCCGCAAAAAATTGGGGCTGCCGCAGCGAAAACGCCTGCCGTGCAGTTTGCCTGCCAGTGACTGCACTGGAAACCACACCTATGCTTCGGAAACCTCGCGGCGGGAGACGGCTTGCCTTTTGGCGGGATATTTCCAGAAAAAATGGGCAAATCAAATTGCCGCATGTGCCACACGGGCACTTTTATATGAGGTGGGAACAACGCCCAAGCCCGGCTTGGTAGACCGAAATAATTCCGGTTCGCACATCGATATGGATATCTTCACCTTTTTTGACAGCAGCGCCGCACTGACTCCTTGGTTTCAGGCTTTTGCCGAACTCGGCTTGCAGTGGTGCGACTGTCCGCCACACACGGTCTTTTTGCAGGCAAGGTACATAGGCGAACGGGCGGAGCGTGCCATGTTTGCGGCCACCGGAGGGGTCAATACGCACAAGGGGTTGATCTTTTCCCTGGGCCTATTGTGTACAGCTGCAGGGATGCTCTGCGGCAGAGGAGGGACGCGGGATTCGGAAACGCTTACGGCTCTGTGCGGACAGCTAGCGAAAGGGGCTTTAGATGACTTCTCCGAATTGCCTCAAAAAGGGGGGCTCTCACATGGGGAACGCATTTATCAGACCCACCGCATTACCGGTGCACGCGGGGAAGCCGCAGCGGCATTTCCCTCCGTGCGGCATTATGGCCTTCCGGCACTTAAAAAGGCGCTGCGCGAGAATTTCTCCATCAACGATGCAGCCGTCATCACGCTGATGACATTGATTGCAAATGTGCAGGACACCAATATGATCGCCCGATCTGACATCCAGACACAGGAACAGGTCCAGAGGGAGATCAAAGCACTTCTGGACACGCTGGATAGAGAACATTTGAACGCGCAGATAGCAAGACTTGATCAAGCCTTTATCGAAAAGCACCTCAGCCCGGGTGGGTGCGCGGACCTTTTAACCATCACACTGATGCTCCATTTTTGGGAGGAATGCAGTTGA
- a CDS encoding TRAP transporter substrate-binding protein: MKKLLPILLAITLIISISGCSGSTAGSSASSSGGVGADASASETASTNSANTRVFRLATDFAADYPTSIALQGFVDDVFDKSEGRIKIDIYDNSQLGDESAYLEQLTFGAIDFCKISVAPLANIVPDYQVFAMPYIFKGQAEMWKVLESDFGSMMLDKLRDANMEGIGFMDNGSRCFFSKTPINSVEDMKNMKVRVQSSDLMMALCDSLGCNSISVSGSEVYSALQTGVVDGAENNVNIYYSYSWYEVAPYLILDNHNTMPEMVVASATVWDSIDAADQQIIRDAMATCTIKQRELWNNGVEESMKKLIEGGVTIYDPDDTTREAFRTAVQPVYDQYGANLSELIAAIEAAAAL; encoded by the coding sequence ATGAAAAAGTTGTTACCCATTTTGCTGGCAATTACACTCATCATCAGTATATCTGGTTGTTCAGGCTCCACAGCTGGGAGTAGTGCCTCCTCGTCAGGGGGCGTAGGCGCTGATGCTTCCGCGTCGGAAACAGCGTCCACAAATTCGGCGAACACCCGCGTCTTCCGTCTGGCGACCGACTTTGCGGCAGATTATCCAACCAGCATCGCATTGCAGGGATTTGTCGACGATGTTTTCGACAAATCCGAAGGCCGCATTAAAATTGACATCTATGACAACTCCCAATTGGGGGATGAAAGTGCATACTTAGAGCAGCTGACATTCGGCGCAATCGACTTTTGCAAAATCAGCGTCGCTCCTCTGGCGAATATAGTGCCCGATTACCAGGTGTTCGCCATGCCCTACATTTTCAAGGGCCAGGCCGAGATGTGGAAGGTGCTGGAAAGCGATTTTGGCTCCATGATGCTTGACAAACTGCGTGATGCTAACATGGAGGGCATCGGATTTATGGACAACGGCAGTCGTTGCTTCTTTTCTAAGACACCCATCAACAGTGTGGAGGACATGAAGAACATGAAGGTACGCGTCCAGTCCAGTGACCTGATGATGGCGCTGTGTGATTCACTTGGCTGTAATTCAATTTCAGTTTCTGGCAGCGAGGTGTACAGCGCGTTGCAAACGGGCGTTGTGGACGGTGCGGAAAATAACGTAAACATCTACTATTCCTACAGTTGGTATGAAGTTGCCCCCTATCTGATTCTCGACAACCACAACACTATGCCGGAAATGGTCGTTGCCAGCGCCACTGTATGGGATTCCATCGACGCAGCGGATCAACAGATTATCCGCGACGCAATGGCAACCTGCACCATCAAACAACGTGAGCTTTGGAACAACGGCGTGGAGGAATCAATGAAGAAGCTTATTGAAGGCGGAGTCACTATATATGATCCAGACGATACGACCCGGGAAGCCTTCCGGACAGCTGTCCAGCCGGTTTACGACCAATATGGTGCGAACCTTTCCGAATTGATTGCAGCGATTGAAGCTGCGGCCGCATTATAG
- a CDS encoding helix-turn-helix domain-containing protein, with protein MLAALKENGFNTTKLRREKLLSEGVIQALRDGRMISLDNVSKICKLLNCQPGDILEYEPEE; from the coding sequence GTGTTGGCTGCACTTAAAGAAAACGGATTTAATACCACAAAGTTACGTCGAGAGAAACTGCTTTCCGAAGGGGTCATTCAGGCCTTGAGAGATGGCCGGATGATTTCACTTGATAATGTGTCCAAAATCTGCAAACTGTTGAACTGCCAACCGGGAGATATTCTCGAATATGAACCGGAAGAATAA
- a CDS encoding TRAP transporter large permease — protein MNTTIAIIILFGIFLGLILLRVPITYCLIASSICTTLYIGAPVLTIFQRMAQGVQSFSFLAIPFFILAGEIMGAGGIANRLVAVADIMVGRFRGGLAQVNVVSSTFLGGISGSPSADVSSIGALMIPMMEKQGYDRDFAVNVTVTSATQSMIIPPSHNMVIYALAAGGVSTGKMFLAGVVPGLLLMVALMIITYIITIKRGYPKGRKYGLRESVKIIRDGILGIFTIIIIMLGVSTGLFTATESAAIACLYAFIVTFFVYREIPLSEMWRILGRTIRTLAMILAIIAAANGFCWLMSYLRIPAMVTEALLTVSSNPIVLLILINLLLLFLGCIMDVAPLIVITTPILLPVVLELRMDPIQFGIIMLVNLAIGACTPPVGSVLFAGCAVGKIKIEQAIRGILPFYAAMILVLLLVTYIPAISMTLPNLVMGTA, from the coding sequence ATGAACACAACCATTGCAATAATCATCCTATTTGGAATCTTCCTAGGGCTCATTTTGCTGAGAGTACCTATTACCTATTGCCTAATTGCATCCTCTATTTGCACCACTCTATATATTGGTGCTCCGGTCCTCACTATCTTTCAGCGTATGGCCCAAGGTGTTCAGTCCTTTTCGTTCTTAGCTATTCCATTTTTCATACTAGCCGGTGAGATCATGGGTGCCGGAGGAATCGCTAACCGCCTTGTAGCGGTCGCAGATATCATGGTAGGGCGTTTCCGAGGCGGCCTTGCGCAGGTTAATGTGGTCTCATCTACCTTTTTGGGTGGTATTTCCGGCTCCCCTTCTGCAGATGTTTCATCTATTGGAGCGCTGATGATTCCCATGATGGAAAAACAAGGATATGACCGAGATTTCGCCGTCAATGTCACGGTCACCAGTGCTACCCAAAGCATGATCATCCCACCTAGCCACAACATGGTTATTTATGCGCTGGCGGCAGGTGGCGTTTCCACAGGCAAAATGTTCTTGGCCGGCGTGGTTCCAGGATTACTGCTTATGGTCGCGCTGATGATTATTACATACATAATCACTATCAAGCGCGGCTACCCCAAGGGGCGGAAATATGGCCTTCGGGAATCTGTCAAAATCATCCGGGATGGCATACTAGGCATTTTTACGATTATTATCATCATGCTGGGCGTTTCCACTGGCCTGTTCACCGCAACAGAGTCCGCAGCAATTGCGTGCCTATATGCTTTCATTGTCACTTTCTTCGTCTACCGAGAAATTCCCCTTTCAGAAATGTGGCGTATTCTAGGCCGTACGATCCGTACATTAGCAATGATACTGGCCATTATCGCAGCGGCCAACGGCTTCTGCTGGTTGATGAGCTATCTGCGGATTCCTGCCATGGTTACCGAAGCGCTATTGACTGTATCCAGTAATCCGATCGTGCTACTTATCCTAATCAACCTGTTGCTGCTTTTCCTCGGCTGTATCATGGATGTCGCACCACTGATTGTGATTACAACGCCTATCTTGCTGCCGGTGGTGCTGGAACTTAGAATGGATCCTATTCAGTTTGGTATTATCATGCTGGTGAATCTGGCTATAGGCGCCTGTACTCCACCTGTTGGCAGTGTCCTTTTTGCCGGATGTGCTGTAGGTAAGATCAAAATCGAGCAGGCTATAAGAGGCATCCTGCCGTTCTATGCTGCTATGATTCTTGTCCTGTTATTAGTAACATATATTCCGGCAATATCCATGACACTGCCTAATTTGGTAATGGGAACTGCATAA
- a CDS encoding HIT family protein, which produces MSQAACPYCKKDESLEKFAIEITQMRVSTLYLFKEQSHKGRIVVAYNGHVGDLTELNESERNDFFADVAQASTAIQKAFAPDKVNYGAYGDTMHHLHFHLVPKYQNEYEWGGCFEGNPGLVYLSESKYHDLIKTLLLYL; this is translated from the coding sequence ATGAGCCAGGCAGCCTGTCCCTATTGTAAGAAAGATGAATCTCTTGAAAAGTTTGCGATTGAAATTACTCAGATGCGTGTGTCCACACTTTATCTATTCAAAGAGCAAAGCCACAAAGGTCGGATCGTCGTGGCATATAATGGGCATGTCGGTGATTTGACGGAGTTGAACGAATCTGAGCGCAACGATTTTTTCGCGGATGTGGCACAAGCTTCTACTGCCATTCAAAAGGCATTTGCACCCGACAAAGTGAACTATGGTGCCTATGGGGACACCATGCATCATTTGCATTTCCATCTTGTACCTAAATATCAAAATGAATATGAGTGGGGTGGTTGCTTTGAAGGGAATCCGGGCCTTGTATATTTGTCCGAAAGTAAATATCACGATTTGATTAAAACACTTTTATTATATCTTTGA
- a CDS encoding iron-containing alcohol dehydrogenase, producing MLNFEFYSPTKIYFGKELEEKIGPVIQDYGYGNVLIVYGGGSIKRNGLLGKVEDSLKKSGLSYTELGGVEPNPKIDKVYEGMEIVREKKIDFLLAVGGGSVIDTCKSISIGIANNIDPWVMIEKNIMPEKAMPVGTVLTIAAAGSETSNSHVISNPAVNSKRGFNHDLLRPLVSFLNPENTYSVDRYQTACGIVDIMMHTFERYFTPEKNCEPTDRIAEAVLIAVKEVAHDALEQPDNYEARATLMWSGSLSHNALTGLGRAGGWAPHKLSLDIGGAFDHVAHGAALSVIFPSYCRYVMQYDIQRFARIATRLWGIETDFEHPEKTAKLGIDACEAFFHSLGMPTRLSELRIGAENIEMLASMTTRDDTITLSSYIPLHKKELMEILELAK from the coding sequence ATGCTAAATTTCGAATTTTACTCACCCACAAAAATATACTTCGGAAAAGAACTCGAAGAAAAAATAGGTCCCGTGATTCAGGACTACGGCTATGGCAATGTACTAATTGTCTACGGCGGTGGCAGTATCAAACGCAACGGCCTACTAGGCAAGGTGGAGGATAGCCTGAAGAAAAGCGGCCTATCCTACACTGAGCTCGGCGGTGTGGAGCCTAACCCTAAGATTGATAAGGTTTACGAGGGGATGGAGATTGTCCGCGAAAAGAAGATCGATTTTCTACTAGCGGTCGGTGGCGGCAGTGTCATCGATACCTGCAAGAGCATTTCTATCGGTATCGCCAACAATATAGATCCCTGGGTGATGATTGAGAAAAACATCATGCCGGAAAAGGCCATGCCAGTGGGGACTGTCCTCACCATTGCAGCGGCTGGTAGTGAAACCAGCAACAGCCACGTCATCTCAAATCCCGCCGTTAATTCTAAGCGCGGATTTAACCATGACCTACTGCGCCCACTAGTCTCGTTCCTTAATCCGGAAAACACCTATTCTGTGGATCGTTATCAGACTGCCTGTGGCATCGTCGACATTATGATGCACACCTTCGAGCGCTATTTCACCCCCGAAAAGAACTGTGAGCCAACCGATCGTATTGCCGAAGCAGTGTTAATTGCAGTGAAAGAGGTCGCCCATGACGCGCTTGAACAACCTGATAACTACGAGGCGCGCGCGACACTGATGTGGTCTGGAAGTCTTTCACATAATGCGCTAACAGGCCTTGGCCGCGCTGGTGGATGGGCACCTCACAAGCTCAGTCTGGATATCGGTGGCGCGTTCGACCATGTGGCACATGGCGCAGCATTATCAGTTATCTTCCCATCCTACTGCCGTTATGTGATGCAGTATGATATTCAGAGATTTGCCCGCATTGCCACCCGCCTGTGGGGTATCGAAACCGACTTCGAACACCCCGAAAAGACCGCAAAACTAGGCATTGATGCCTGCGAAGCATTCTTTCATAGTTTGGGGATGCCCACTCGTCTTAGCGAGTTAAGGATTGGAGCGGAGAACATTGAAATGCTGGCCAGTATGACGACCCGTGATGATACCATAACCCTGAGTTCCTATATCCCGCTACATAAAAAAGAATTGATGGAAATATTGGAGCTCGCAAAATAA
- a CDS encoding RNA polymerase sigma factor: MRAAIGTLSPRQKEIIRLRYIDGMKLREIAERIGISHQGVLSAERHALEKLRKSLRAAPPSNAIRLT; this comes from the coding sequence TTGAGGGCAGCGATAGGCACATTATCCCCACGGCAGAAAGAGATCATCCGGCTGCGGTACATAGACGGGATGAAGCTGCGCGAGATAGCCGAGCGGATAGGGATATCCCATCAGGGAGTGCTCAGCGCGGAGCGTCACGCATTGGAGAAGCTGAGAAAATCTTTGCGGGCCGCGCCTCCATCGAATGCAATCAGGTTGACCTAA
- a CDS encoding enolase C-terminal domain-like protein has protein sequence MSVTIRNIRTILTAPEGINLVVVKVETSEPELYGLGCATFAYRHLAVKSVVDDYLAPLLIGRNVADVTQLWQLMNYNAYWRGGPIQNNAISGVDMALWDIKAKMAGLPLYQLFGGKQREGVQIYRHAEGRNIEELCDRILAFQEQGVHNVRCQCGGYGGDGFAAAPLSAPKNSYPGVYLDPERYIPDTVALFDELRSRLGDNIGLCHDIHSRLQPMDAIRLARSLEHCHMLFLEDPFCSERIEWLQMWRKHTITPVAQGELFSHPAEWKKVIEGQLVDYIRIHPSQIGGITPALKVQNFASMYGVKTAWHGPGDMSPIGHAVNIHLDLSAENFGIQEWSGIHAPNFILHELNGSGKALLEVFPGMLRQEKGYVYPNEVPGLGVDIDEAAAAKFPCNTSVTVWTQTRSPDGSLQSP, from the coding sequence ATGTCTGTTACAATTCGCAATATCAGAACGATTCTAACAGCGCCTGAAGGGATTAATCTTGTGGTTGTCAAGGTCGAAACTTCAGAGCCAGAACTGTACGGTCTAGGGTGCGCCACCTTCGCTTACAGACATCTAGCTGTCAAGAGTGTCGTCGACGATTATCTGGCCCCTTTACTTATAGGTCGAAATGTGGCCGATGTAACCCAACTATGGCAGCTGATGAATTACAATGCCTATTGGCGCGGTGGACCCATTCAGAACAACGCGATTTCTGGTGTGGATATGGCACTATGGGATATTAAGGCTAAAATGGCAGGGTTGCCTTTGTATCAACTGTTCGGTGGTAAGCAGCGGGAGGGCGTACAGATTTATCGCCATGCCGAGGGGCGTAACATTGAAGAGTTATGCGACCGCATCCTCGCGTTCCAAGAGCAGGGTGTACATAATGTTCGGTGCCAATGTGGTGGTTATGGCGGAGACGGGTTCGCCGCGGCTCCGCTGAGCGCACCTAAAAATTCATACCCTGGCGTCTATCTTGATCCAGAACGATATATCCCGGACACAGTGGCGCTCTTTGATGAGTTACGGAGCAGGCTGGGAGACAACATCGGTCTTTGCCACGATATACACAGCCGGTTGCAGCCGATGGATGCAATCCGTTTGGCGCGAAGTCTCGAACACTGCCATATGCTGTTTTTGGAAGACCCCTTCTGTTCTGAGCGAATCGAATGGCTGCAAATGTGGCGAAAACATACCATCACACCTGTCGCTCAGGGCGAGCTGTTTAGTCATCCTGCGGAATGGAAAAAAGTGATCGAAGGGCAATTGGTTGACTATATCCGCATCCACCCTAGCCAGATTGGTGGCATCACCCCGGCGCTGAAGGTGCAGAATTTTGCCTCAATGTACGGTGTCAAAACAGCTTGGCACGGCCCTGGGGACATGAGTCCCATTGGCCATGCTGTCAACATTCACCTCGATCTATCTGCGGAGAACTTCGGCATTCAAGAGTGGTCGGGTATCCATGCCCCTAACTTTATTCTTCATGAACTCAATGGAAGCGGAAAGGCGTTGCTGGAGGTATTTCCGGGTATGCTTCGCCAGGAAAAGGGGTATGTGTATCCCAATGAAGTGCCAGGACTAGGTGTAGATATAGACGAAGCTGCTGCTGCAAAGTTTCCCTGCAATACATCGGTGACGGTTTGGACCCAGACCAGGAGCCCGGATGGTTCTCTACAATCGCCCTGA
- a CDS encoding TRAP transporter small permease gives MKILLYFEKAVETLFQIAEYLCRIMLFFMVVVVTSQVFLRAIFNYNIRWCEEVVLILMIYITFLSMAIGIKDDLHIRIEVFCAWLPKTGRRLLNILDDLTLLFISFFMFNSGFQLMKFTSISKLPVTQLPTSVTYLMIGVGGALSCFVLIGKLLGRHETSQTREFIEGKQKEGGAK, from the coding sequence TTGAAGATATTATTATATTTTGAAAAAGCGGTGGAAACCCTTTTTCAAATCGCCGAATATCTCTGCCGGATCATGTTGTTTTTTATGGTAGTCGTGGTTACGTCACAGGTATTCCTGCGAGCAATTTTCAACTACAATATCAGATGGTGCGAAGAGGTTGTCCTCATCCTGATGATCTACATCACTTTCCTTTCCATGGCCATCGGTATCAAAGATGATCTGCATATTCGCATTGAGGTATTCTGCGCTTGGCTACCAAAAACCGGTCGGCGCCTTCTAAATATCTTAGATGACCTGACACTTTTGTTTATCAGCTTTTTCATGTTCAACAGTGGTTTCCAACTTATGAAATTTACCAGTATCTCTAAGCTGCCGGTCACACAGCTTCCCACCTCAGTCACCTACCTGATGATCGGCGTGGGCGGTGCGCTAAGCTGTTTCGTGCTGATTGGTAAGCTGTTAGGAAGGCATGAGACGAGTCAAACTCGAGAATTCATTGAAGGCAAGCAGAAGGAAGGTGGGGCAAAATGA